Proteins co-encoded in one Sulfurimonas sp. HSL1-2 genomic window:
- the tatB gene encoding Sec-independent protein translocase protein TatB translates to MFGMGFSEILIIAIIAILFLGPDKLPQTMVDIARFFRSAKRTLASAKASIEEELHVDDIKREVNSYKDNLLEEKEKLSKASAFTELTDEFDAVIDMADTTTVQTSAPQKPKAEAAPDAKKPEVVTFSKKKKSADNGNDTEEA, encoded by the coding sequence ATGTTCGGAATGGGATTTTCGGAGATCCTTATCATCGCTATTATCGCCATCTTGTTCCTGGGACCGGACAAACTGCCCCAGACCATGGTCGATATCGCCCGTTTCTTCCGCAGTGCCAAGCGGACACTGGCTTCGGCCAAAGCTTCCATCGAGGAGGAGCTGCACGTTGATGACATCAAACGCGAAGTCAACAGCTACAAGGACAACCTGCTCGAAGAGAAAGAGAAGCTGAGCAAGGCCAGCGCCTTCACCGAACTCACCGACGAATTCGACGCCGTCATCGATATGGCGGACACGACGACCGTGCAGACCTCCGCTCCGCAAAAGCCGAAAGCCGAAGCCGCCCCGGATGCCAAGAAGCCGGAAGTCGTCACCTTCAGCAAAAAGAAAAAAAGTGCCGATAACGGCAACGATACCGAGGAAGCCTAA
- the tatC gene encoding twin-arginine translocase subunit TatC, whose amino-acid sequence MFDELRPHLVELRKRLGISVLTLIGMFFVMFYFHEPILEWMIQPLNDALIEVGKKSVNAANGMVTTNQVGGAFFVALKVAFFAALLGALPVILWQIWLFIAPGLYENEKKMILPFVFGGTTMFVVGVAFAYYIVTPFGFDFLITFGSFKFTPLINIEDYVGFFTKIMFGFGLAFELPVFAYFLALLGLVDDRQMTAFFKYAIVLIFIVAALLTPPDVLTQLLMAGPLIVLYGFSILIVKMVNPAPKEEEDEEEDDEDEDEAVAPQNV is encoded by the coding sequence ATGTTCGACGAACTGCGTCCCCACCTTGTAGAACTGCGTAAACGCCTGGGCATCTCCGTCCTGACACTGATCGGCATGTTCTTCGTCATGTTCTATTTCCACGAGCCGATCCTCGAATGGATGATCCAGCCGCTTAACGATGCCCTGATCGAAGTCGGCAAAAAGTCCGTCAACGCCGCCAACGGGATGGTGACGACCAACCAGGTCGGCGGGGCCTTCTTCGTTGCCCTGAAAGTCGCCTTCTTCGCGGCACTCCTCGGCGCGCTGCCGGTTATCCTGTGGCAAATCTGGCTCTTCATCGCGCCGGGACTCTACGAGAACGAAAAGAAGATGATCCTCCCCTTCGTTTTCGGGGGAACGACGATGTTCGTCGTCGGCGTCGCCTTCGCCTACTATATCGTCACCCCCTTCGGATTCGACTTCCTCATCACCTTCGGCAGCTTCAAGTTCACCCCGCTGATCAACATCGAGGATTACGTCGGCTTCTTTACGAAGATCATGTTCGGATTCGGCCTGGCGTTCGAACTCCCCGTCTTTGCCTACTTCCTCGCCCTGCTCGGCCTCGTCGACGACCGGCAGATGACGGCGTTCTTCAAGTACGCCATCGTTCTGATCTTTATCGTCGCGGCCCTGCTGACCCCGCCGGACGTCCTGACACAGCTGCTGATGGCCGGTCCGCTCATCGTGCTCTACGGCTTCTCCATCCTCATCGTCAAAATGGTCAACCCGGCGCCGAAAGAGGAAGAAGATGAGGAGGAGGATGACGAAGACGAGGACGAGGCCGTTGCCCCTCAGAACGTCTAG
- the queA gene encoding tRNA preQ1(34) S-adenosylmethionine ribosyltransferase-isomerase QueA, with amino-acid sequence MPLRTSSYDFTLPEALIAVHPAQPRDHARLLVYDRATDTVTHTRFDKIETFLPEGCGIIFNDTKVIKARLFGKKESGGKVELLINRPLDAYRVSVYIRGKMKAGSRLHFGQELQAVVETLHDDGSRTVTFERGGEKLRFEALLPIIDIIGHMPLPPYIQREDNEEDAVEYQTVFAKHEGAVAAPTASLHFTDALFASVCAHHPHAYVTLHVGAGTFKPVEAEIITDHPMHSEYYEIPDDAKALIDGDLPLLCVGTTSTRTVEYYVRTRETGGEANLFLHPGNPPQRVNHLLTNFHLPKSTLLMLVASFVGLEKTHELYAEAIREQYRFYSYGDAMLIL; translated from the coding sequence TTGCCCCTCAGAACGTCTAGTTACGACTTCACCCTCCCCGAAGCGCTGATCGCCGTCCACCCGGCCCAGCCCCGTGATCACGCCCGCCTGCTCGTCTATGACCGCGCAACCGATACCGTCACCCACACGCGCTTCGACAAGATCGAGACCTTCCTTCCCGAAGGGTGCGGGATCATCTTCAACGACACCAAGGTCATCAAAGCCCGCCTTTTCGGCAAAAAAGAGAGCGGCGGCAAGGTCGAACTCCTTATCAACCGCCCCCTCGACGCCTACCGGGTCAGCGTCTATATCCGCGGTAAAATGAAAGCGGGCTCCCGTCTGCACTTCGGACAGGAGCTCCAAGCCGTCGTCGAGACGCTCCATGACGACGGCAGCCGCACGGTCACCTTCGAACGCGGCGGTGAAAAACTGCGTTTCGAAGCCCTGCTGCCGATCATCGATATCATCGGGCATATGCCGCTTCCCCCCTACATCCAGCGTGAGGACAACGAAGAGGACGCCGTGGAGTACCAGACGGTCTTTGCGAAACATGAAGGTGCCGTCGCCGCCCCGACGGCCTCCCTGCACTTTACCGACGCCCTCTTCGCCTCGGTCTGCGCACACCACCCCCACGCCTACGTCACCCTGCACGTCGGTGCCGGTACCTTCAAACCCGTCGAGGCGGAGATCATCACCGACCACCCGATGCACTCCGAGTACTACGAGATCCCGGACGACGCCAAGGCCCTCATCGACGGCGACCTTCCCCTGCTCTGCGTCGGTACGACCTCGACCCGGACCGTCGAGTACTATGTCCGTACCCGTGAGACCGGGGGCGAAGCGAACCTCTTCCTGCACCCCGGCAACCCGCCGCAGCGCGTCAACCACCTACTGACCAATTTCCACCTGCCCAAATCGACCCTGCTGATGCTCGTCGCCTCCTTCGTCGGACTGGAAAAGACCCATGAACTCTACGCCGAGGCGATCCGGGAGCAGTACCGTTTCTACAGCTACGGCGACGCGATGCTGATCCTCTAA